In Penaeus vannamei isolate JL-2024 chromosome 4, ASM4276789v1, whole genome shotgun sequence, a single window of DNA contains:
- the LOC113819931 gene encoding adenosine deaminase 2 isoform X2 gives MGKNCGLRPRPLCLVVMALAWASSPAYAINNATFWEQRNTMMEQEESDILGHSLKLTEAEMKANAQLMTSKAEEIGGAFENNLNFLPAKNFMTVINDIEASSVFQFISRMPKGAALHLHSSSMASVSWVVEELTYWSNLYMCYTDDGKLRMKFTEAPDSSCAWQLVSEVRATYPTEDDFNRELIGKLSILTDNPEEAYPDANAAWQAFEDALDAQRGIVLYRPAYESYLYQVLQEFMEDNVLYLEFRGTLTPMYELDGTQLSREETVSVYRDTVQRFVADHPGSFYGARFIFAPPRHVELEKMWDDVTAARKLKEQFPDFVAGFDLVGQEDKGFPLKDLIEPLLWLSEGEVFVPVFYHAGETAWMGMPTDENLIDALLLNTTRIGHGYAITKHPRAKALARDTDTPIEVCPVSNQVLKLVNDLRNHPAAGLVAEGFPMVVSPDDPASWGAKGLSYDFYEAFMALGGAKADLRFLKQLAINSMQYSSLEFTAKTQLIAMWLEKWNLFISEFQ, from the exons ATGGGCAAGAACTGTGGACTGCGACCGCGCCCCTTATGCCTGGTGGTGATGGCACTCGCCTGGGCATCTTCTCCAGCCTATGCCATCAATAATGCCACCTTCTGGGAGCAGAGGAACACGATGATGGAACAGGAGGAATCGGACATACTTG GTCACAGTTTGAAGCTCACTGAAGCGGAGATGAAGGCGAACGCACAGCTCATGACGTCAAAGGCGGAGGAGATAGGCGGTGCGTTTGAAAACAATTTGAATTTCCTGCCAGCGAAGAATTTCATGACGGTTATTAACGACATCGAGGCCAGCAGCGTGTTCCAGTTCATCTCCCGCATGCCCAAAg GTGCGGCGCTACACCTGCACAGTTCCTCCATGGCATCCGTGAGCTGGGTGGTCGAGGAGCTAACCTATTGGTCGAATCTTTACATGTGTTACACGGACGACGGGAAACTGAGGATGAA GTTCACAGAAGCCCCCGACTCGTCATGCGCCTGGCAGCTGGTGAGCGAGGTCAGGGCGACTTACCCCACGGAGGACGACTTCAACCGAGAGCTGATTGGGAAGCTGTCCATTCTCACCGACAATCCGGAGG AGGCATACCCTGATGCTAATGCTGCATGGCAAGCATTCGAAGACGCACTGGATGCTCAAAGAGGCATCGTTTTGTATCGACCGGCATACGAAAGTTACCTGTATCAAGTATTACAGGAGTTTATGGAAGATAACGTCCTGTATTTGGAATTCCGTGGGACGCTGACGCCT ATGTACGAGCTGGACGGGACGCAGCTGAGTCGGGAGGAGACCGTGAGCGTCTACCGCGACACCGTGCAGCGGTTCGTGGCGGATCACCCCGGTTCCTTCTACGGCGCTCGCTTCATCTTCGCCCCGCCCAGACA CGTTGAACTAGAGAAGATGTGGGATGACGTCACGGCGGCCAGGAAGCTGAAGGAGCAGTTCCCCGACTTCGTTGCGGGCTTCGACCTGGTGGGGCAGGAGGACAAGGGCTTCCCGCTCAAGGACCTCATCGAGCCCCTCCTCTGGCTCAGCGAAGGCGAGGTCTTCGTGCCCGTCTTCTACCACGCGGGAGAGACCG CCTGGATGGGTATGCCAACCGACGAGAACCTGATCGACGCCCTCCTGCTCAACACCACCAGGATCGGCCACGGCTACGCCATCACCAAGCACCCGCGGGCCAAGGCGCTCGCTAGGGACACCGACACGCCCATCGAAGTGTGCCCCGTCTCCAATcag GTGCTGAAATTGGTGAATGATCTGCGGAACCACCCCGCCGCTGGCCTCGTGGCGGAGGGCTTCCCGATGGTCGTGTCTCCGGACGACCCGGCTTCGTGGGGCGCCAAGGGACTCTCCTACGACTTCTACGAGGCCTTCATGGCTCTAGGGGGGGCTAAGGCCGACCTCAGGTTCCTCAAGCAACTGGCTATCAACTCCATGCA GTACAGCAGCTTGGAGTTCACCGCCAAAACCCAGCTGATTGCTATGTGGCTGGAAAAATGGAACCTCTTCATATCGGAATTCCAGTAA
- the LOC113819931 gene encoding adenosine deaminase 2 isoform X1, whose protein sequence is MGTNTDGRDNINCNKRGKVYTSAQCAATMGKNCGLRPRPLCLVVMALAWASSPAYAINNATFWEQRNTMMEQEESDILGHSLKLTEAEMKANAQLMTSKAEEIGGAFENNLNFLPAKNFMTVINDIEASSVFQFISRMPKGAALHLHSSSMASVSWVVEELTYWSNLYMCYTDDGKLRMKFTEAPDSSCAWQLVSEVRATYPTEDDFNRELIGKLSILTDNPEEAYPDANAAWQAFEDALDAQRGIVLYRPAYESYLYQVLQEFMEDNVLYLEFRGTLTPMYELDGTQLSREETVSVYRDTVQRFVADHPGSFYGARFIFAPPRHVELEKMWDDVTAARKLKEQFPDFVAGFDLVGQEDKGFPLKDLIEPLLWLSEGEVFVPVFYHAGETAWMGMPTDENLIDALLLNTTRIGHGYAITKHPRAKALARDTDTPIEVCPVSNQVLKLVNDLRNHPAAGLVAEGFPMVVSPDDPASWGAKGLSYDFYEAFMALGGAKADLRFLKQLAINSMQYSSLEFTAKTQLIAMWLEKWNLFISEFQ, encoded by the exons ATGGGAACAAATACAGATGGCAGAGATAATATCAACTGCAACAAGCGGGGGAAGGTCTACACATCGGCCCAGTG TGCAGCCACGATGGGCAAGAACTGTGGACTGCGACCGCGCCCCTTATGCCTGGTGGTGATGGCACTCGCCTGGGCATCTTCTCCAGCCTATGCCATCAATAATGCCACCTTCTGGGAGCAGAGGAACACGATGATGGAACAGGAGGAATCGGACATACTTG GTCACAGTTTGAAGCTCACTGAAGCGGAGATGAAGGCGAACGCACAGCTCATGACGTCAAAGGCGGAGGAGATAGGCGGTGCGTTTGAAAACAATTTGAATTTCCTGCCAGCGAAGAATTTCATGACGGTTATTAACGACATCGAGGCCAGCAGCGTGTTCCAGTTCATCTCCCGCATGCCCAAAg GTGCGGCGCTACACCTGCACAGTTCCTCCATGGCATCCGTGAGCTGGGTGGTCGAGGAGCTAACCTATTGGTCGAATCTTTACATGTGTTACACGGACGACGGGAAACTGAGGATGAA GTTCACAGAAGCCCCCGACTCGTCATGCGCCTGGCAGCTGGTGAGCGAGGTCAGGGCGACTTACCCCACGGAGGACGACTTCAACCGAGAGCTGATTGGGAAGCTGTCCATTCTCACCGACAATCCGGAGG AGGCATACCCTGATGCTAATGCTGCATGGCAAGCATTCGAAGACGCACTGGATGCTCAAAGAGGCATCGTTTTGTATCGACCGGCATACGAAAGTTACCTGTATCAAGTATTACAGGAGTTTATGGAAGATAACGTCCTGTATTTGGAATTCCGTGGGACGCTGACGCCT ATGTACGAGCTGGACGGGACGCAGCTGAGTCGGGAGGAGACCGTGAGCGTCTACCGCGACACCGTGCAGCGGTTCGTGGCGGATCACCCCGGTTCCTTCTACGGCGCTCGCTTCATCTTCGCCCCGCCCAGACA CGTTGAACTAGAGAAGATGTGGGATGACGTCACGGCGGCCAGGAAGCTGAAGGAGCAGTTCCCCGACTTCGTTGCGGGCTTCGACCTGGTGGGGCAGGAGGACAAGGGCTTCCCGCTCAAGGACCTCATCGAGCCCCTCCTCTGGCTCAGCGAAGGCGAGGTCTTCGTGCCCGTCTTCTACCACGCGGGAGAGACCG CCTGGATGGGTATGCCAACCGACGAGAACCTGATCGACGCCCTCCTGCTCAACACCACCAGGATCGGCCACGGCTACGCCATCACCAAGCACCCGCGGGCCAAGGCGCTCGCTAGGGACACCGACACGCCCATCGAAGTGTGCCCCGTCTCCAATcag GTGCTGAAATTGGTGAATGATCTGCGGAACCACCCCGCCGCTGGCCTCGTGGCGGAGGGCTTCCCGATGGTCGTGTCTCCGGACGACCCGGCTTCGTGGGGCGCCAAGGGACTCTCCTACGACTTCTACGAGGCCTTCATGGCTCTAGGGGGGGCTAAGGCCGACCTCAGGTTCCTCAAGCAACTGGCTATCAACTCCATGCA GTACAGCAGCTTGGAGTTCACCGCCAAAACCCAGCTGATTGCTATGTGGCTGGAAAAATGGAACCTCTTCATATCGGAATTCCAGTAA